Proteins encoded within one genomic window of Solibaculum mannosilyticum:
- the rpoD gene encoding RNA polymerase sigma factor RpoD, with translation MAATENKKNALKELVDQGKVKGKLTMQEILDALEELDFDTEQMEKLYDNLESQNIEIVDDFSDPAADVALASESGGNDEDLESVLSTEGIAIDDPVKVYLKEIGRVPLLTPEEEVELAMRIQAGDPAARKRLSEANLRLVVSIAKRYVGRGMQFLDLIQEGNLGLIKAVEKFDYTKGFKFSTYATWWIRQAITRAIADQARTIRIPVHMVETINKVKKASSSLLHKSGHEPTAEEIAVELDMPVTKVREIMRVAQEPVSLETPIGEEEDSHLGDFIPDDDAPAPAEAASHTLLKEQLSTVLSTLTPREEKVLRLRFGLEDGRSRTLEEVGREFNVTRERIRQIEAKALRKLRHPSRSKKLKDFLD, from the coding sequence ATGGCCGCTACTGAGAATAAGAAAAATGCCCTCAAAGAGCTGGTGGATCAGGGAAAAGTAAAGGGAAAGCTGACCATGCAGGAGATTCTGGACGCTTTAGAGGAGCTGGATTTTGATACAGAGCAAATGGAAAAGCTCTACGATAATCTAGAGAGTCAGAACATTGAGATTGTAGATGACTTCAGTGATCCGGCGGCCGATGTGGCTTTGGCATCCGAATCTGGTGGAAACGACGAGGATTTGGAAAGCGTATTGAGCACGGAAGGTATCGCCATTGACGATCCGGTCAAAGTGTACCTCAAGGAAATCGGCCGTGTACCGCTGCTGACGCCGGAGGAAGAGGTGGAGCTGGCTATGCGGATCCAGGCTGGAGATCCGGCTGCGCGCAAGCGTTTGTCAGAGGCAAACTTGCGTCTGGTGGTCAGCATCGCCAAGCGATATGTGGGACGGGGAATGCAGTTTTTGGATCTGATCCAGGAGGGAAATTTGGGCCTCATCAAGGCGGTGGAAAAGTTTGATTATACCAAAGGCTTTAAATTTTCCACCTACGCCACCTGGTGGATCCGTCAGGCCATCACCCGAGCCATTGCCGACCAGGCCCGTACTATCCGTATCCCGGTGCATATGGTGGAGACCATCAATAAGGTAAAAAAGGCCAGCAGTTCCCTGCTGCATAAGAGCGGACATGAGCCGACAGCCGAAGAGATCGCGGTAGAGCTGGATATGCCGGTTACCAAGGTGCGTGAAATTATGCGTGTGGCGCAGGAACCGGTTTCTTTGGAGACCCCCATCGGCGAGGAAGAGGATAGTCATTTGGGCGACTTTATCCCGGACGACGATGCTCCCGCTCCGGCGGAAGCCGCATCCCATACCCTGCTCAAAGAACAGCTCTCCACCGTGCTCAGCACTCTGACACCTCGCGAAGAGAAGGTGCTGCGTCTGCGGTTCGGCTTAGAGGATGGCCGGTCCCGCACCTTGGAGGAAGTGGGACGGGAGTTTAATGTCACCCGTGAACGCATCCGTCAGATTGAGGCCAAGGCCCTGCGTAAGCTACGTCATCCTAGCCGCAGTAAAAAGCTCAAGGACTTTTTGGATTAA